The genomic segment GTGGTGCTCCCGTAGGCGAGCCCGTTGCTCGTCGGGTAGCCGATCGGGTTGACCGCCATCAGGTCGCCGCGCAGGTACACCAGCTGCGCGGGGAGCCACACCAGCGCCCCGTCGGCGAGCCTGCGGCTTTCCGCCCACGACAGCGCGGTGTCCGCGGTGAACCGCACGTGCGGGGCGTCCGGCTGGTCGTACTGCCAGTCGGCGAAGGGCAGGTACTCCTCGGGGGACAGGCAGTGCAGACCCTGCCGGGTCAGCTCCCGCCAGGTCCCGTGGCGGAGCTGCTCGAACGGCACCCAGGCACCGCTGTAGCGCTCGACCGCCTCGCCGATGGCGGCCAGCCGCGCGCCGGCCCGCGACGCGCCGCCCCCGCCGTTGTTCTTGTTGCACCGCGTGCCCAGCAGCACCCTGGCGTCGCACGCCTCGCTGCCGATGGAGAACGCGTGCAGTTCGTCGGTGTCGTGCATCCGCTCAAAAAGGCGGCGCACGATCCCGGTGACCGGGGAGACGAACAGCGACATCGTCCGCTCAGCGTCCTCCCGGGAGGTCCACGGGACCGTGCCCGGCGGTGGCGGCTCGGGCAGCGCGGTGCTCATGCGCCCGCCTCCTGCGCGTACCAGACCTGCGGGTAGCCGCGCCCGGCGGCGGGGGAACAGGCCGGGCAGCGCGGGACCCGCAGCACCCGGTGGCGCTCGAGGACGATCGCGTCCGGGCGCACCGCGATCGTGGTCAGCCCGCCCGGCACGGACTGCCCGCCCCGGTCGCCGAGCCCGGTGTACTCGGTGAGGCGGTCCACGACCAGACCGGCCTGCACGAGCCGCAGGCCGGGGTGGCGCGCCGAGCCGTCCACCGCGAGCCCGGCGGGTTCGGCATCGGCCAGCACCGGGACCGCCGCGTCGTCGGTGAAGGTCGAGGCACGTCGTAGCAGGTAGCAGGCGTAACAGGCGGATTCGCCGGGGACCACCCAGGGGCCCACGGTCGCGTACTCCCCGTCGAACGGGGTGACCGCCAGCCACGGCGTCGCGGTGTCCCCGGCCAGCTGGACGGTGTTCCAGTCGGTGAGCACCGGGTCCTGGTCGTGCGCGCCGACCACGACGGCGACCACGCCGGCGTGGTCGCCGTCGTCCGGCCCCACGGCCAGGCCCGCGTCGGCCAGTTCCCGGCGCAGGTGGCCGGCCAGCGCGCCGGTCCCCACCACGCGGATCGGCGTGCTGCGCAGCCGGGCCGCGATGTCGGCCCGCTCGACGGCGCCGCCGCCGCGCTGCCACAGGCCGAGCACCACCGGGTCGGGGGCGGCCTCGCCGGGCTCCAGCTCGGTGAACAGCCCGGCTGCCACCAGCTGGGTCATCAGCAGCTCGAAACGGGCCAGCCGAACCGGGTCCAGTCCGTCCGCGTCCAGGTGCACGCGGCCGTCGTCGGCCGTGCCGAGCAGGGTGGTGACGAACTGCCTGATCCCCGGCGCGGCGCACCGGGTGACGAGTCCGCCGTGCCGTACGAGCAGGTCCTCGCCGGTGGCCATGAGCCGGGCCGCGGGATTGACCTGCCAGCTGCGGGTGGTGGTGCTGATCGCCGTCATGGGTGCGTCCTGTCGGCTAGTGGGCGTCGGCGAGGGTGGACCGCGCGGCGGTGAGCAGGTAGTCGGCCAGCGGGACCGCCGGGCGGCCCAGCGCCTCGGCGGGCAGTGACGACACCTCCGGCCGTCCTGGCGCCGAAGTGGTCCACACCATGTAGCCGGCGCGCCGGGCGGCGTAGTCCGGGGCGAACCCGACCTGTTCCATGGCCGAGACGAGGGACTCCTCGTCCAGCCGCACGTAGGGCATCGGGCGGTCGTGCAGGCCGTGCAGCAGTTCGCTGACCTCCGCCATGGCGACCGTGGCGGGGCCCGTCACGTCGTACGCGGCCTGCCAGCGGTCCGGCTCGGTGACGAGCCGCCCGACCAGCTCGACCACGTCGGCGGCCGCCACCCACGGCGCACCCGCGGGCTGCCAGGCCGTGTAGAAGGCGCCGGCG from the Amycolatopsis magusensis genome contains:
- a CDS encoding TOMM precursor leader peptide-binding protein codes for the protein MTAISTTTRSWQVNPAARLMATGEDLLVRHGGLVTRCAAPGIRQFVTTLLGTADDGRVHLDADGLDPVRLARFELLMTQLVAAGLFTELEPGEAAPDPVVLGLWQRGGGAVERADIAARLRSTPIRVVGTGALAGHLRRELADAGLAVGPDDGDHAGVVAVVVGAHDQDPVLTDWNTVQLAGDTATPWLAVTPFDGEYATVGPWVVPGESACYACYLLRRASTFTDDAAVPVLADAEPAGLAVDGSARHPGLRLVQAGLVVDRLTEYTGLGDRGGQSVPGGLTTIAVRPDAIVLERHRVLRVPRCPACSPAAGRGYPQVWYAQEAGA